Part of the Bdellovibrionales bacterium genome is shown below.
GGTGATTCTAGCTGTGTAATGGTCAATCATCAATCCTAAAATACTTGGCAGGAAAGTGGTCATTGGCCGATTGTTGGGTGTCTTGGTTTTAGAAGGGGCGTTGCATTTGTGCCAAAGATCCATCCTTCATGTAGGACCAATACCACCTGAAGACATTTAAATCAGAAAGTTTTGGTTTCTTTCCATAGCAAAAAAAGGAGTAGAGAGCTTCAACTTCTTTGAGATCAACTTGTACGAATCCTTCCGAACTTGTCGCTGGCAGGAGGTGGGCAAATCGGCGAGTCTCAGATGCGTAGATCGTCGAGAGAATTCGAGCCTTTTTCTGGTAGGATTTTTCGGTGAGATGAATTCGCAAAGAGGGGAATGCGTTGTAAGCAGAACTGAATACAGGGACTTTCGTAAAAAATGCCCGGTGAACCGCAAGAGAGACGTCTTGATGGTGAGGATGTCCGTACTCTCCCAGAATATTGTGGGTAAAAACTCTGTGGGGAGTTAAGACCAAGTTGAGTTTTTGAATCAGAGTTGCAACATCTAGTCGTTTTTCATAGAGATCTGGATATTTCCACCAATGGGCCTTTGCAACACCCAGTTCCTTGCAGGCGCTTAAAAACTGGCGATGACGGCGTCGGCCCATTCCGTCGGCATTGCCATCTGTTACGCAGATCACTTCCCAGGGCCTTTGGCGAGGGCGACTTTGGATAAGGCCTGAAAAAAATAGAGTTTCGTCATCGGGATGAGCTGTAATGATAAGATCTGATTTTTTTCTTTTCATATGCTCCTCTTCAAGAAATAATTGTGCCTATGGAAATAATTGTCGGCAAGGGATTGCAAGATTGGGTCGAGCGAGCAGATAGCTGGTGTCTGAGAGCCTATACTTTAGATGAGTGTCGTTCCTTCTACCTTCCAGCAGGAAATACGCCAGTTCCCCTTTATCGCAATTGGGAAAAATTGCGGCCCTCCTTTCTTCGTGAGTGCAATCTCTTGCAAATTGACGAGGTTCTTACTGGGCAGAAGAAAGGCGTATTCAGTCGTTTTTTTCAGACTGAACTTCCAAGTTTGAGCAATGCAGTTGTCCCACCGAATAGTGAATTCTTTCAAGCAGATGCGGCTGTTTTGGGACTGGGGAAGAACGGTCATTTGGGTTTTCATGAGCCTGGATTGCCAGATTCAGTTTTTCTGGCTTGCGTGTCATTGGAAGAGATCACTTGTTTGAATTTGGGTCTTGAGCATGAGTCTTGGGGACTCACCTATGGTCTAGGAGCATTTCTTCGTTGCAGGAGAGTACTTATGATGGTCCGAGGCGAAGAAAAAAGAGAAATTTTAGAAGCAATTCTGAGACAGGATAATTCAACTCCCGCAGCTCAATTGCTTCGGCTGCATCCCGAGGTGACGGTTCTTTGTGATGACCTATCACGTCCATGAAATTGACGACACGCCCAAGAGGCAATTTTACTATCAAAACAATCAATTAAGAATTTTGGAAAAATAATTTTGAACTTTTTCCATATTGATCTTATTGAATGCGTTCGAAAAGCTCATCCATACGGAAATCCCATTGAGATCAGAGAATTGCGGGGGTAGGTAGAGAGGGGCGTCAACCAATCCCTCTTTGTGTTTGGCATAAAGAAGTGGGACATCCACGACATTGAGTTTTCCTGTAAATAGGTAGGGAATGAGTTCAACTCGCCCTGCTTTCATGGCAGTGCGAATGAAATTATAATTTTCGACAAAGCCTCGAACGTACGAAATATCCTTCGTAAAAGGAGCTCCGCCCTTTAGATCTCCACCGCGCAGGGTCCGTTGGCAATTTTTGAGAGCTTCCGATTCACTGTATCCTTCGGTTCTGAAAAATTCGATAAGTTCAAGTGCATCTGCTCCATCTTCGGCCTTATCTATGGCCAGAACGCGATCGTTGATGGCCCGGGCCCTCGTCGGATAACTAGAGAAAGTGAACAACTCAAGCAACACAGCAAGTCCTTCCTGGGTTGCTGTTGTGCGAGGGGGGCCCTTGGCCAGGTGCGTACAGAGGTGTTGTTTGAGACCATTCAGAGTTGTTCCAACATGTACCCAGCCTTCATGAACCTCTAAAACTTGAATATCCTTCAGGGAGAAAAAGGCATCTGTTTTTATTTTGATATAATCACTCCCAGCCGCCGCATCAGCTAAAATGCCGTCGGAGAGAAGAGCGCGAACGGGATCGTCTTTAAAATAGGCCTGAAATCTTTCGTTAAGAATGGCCACTGTGTCGACAGCGGAAATATTCTTTTCATATTGGCGACCCAGTTGTTTGTCGTCAATTCCAGACAGTATTTCATACATGAGCGTGGCGACTTCGCGAATCGTTGTCTCACCGTCAATAAATGTTTCCTTGGGACTTCCGTAAAGCTGGCGTGAGCAATGATAGAATTGCTTTGTTCCTCTCGCTAACAGCATTTGAATGACTGTCTGATATTCTTTGCAGGCCAGTTGCATGTGGTTACCCAGAGGATCTTCAGGTCCGAGATCGTTCTGAATTGCTTTCATGATATCTTCAAACTCGATAATTTTTTTTTCAGGATCGTAGCCGAGCGGACGAGCCAGGTATTCCTCGCGGCCGATTCTTGGAAGATCTTTAAAGTCTGATTCAACAATAAATTTTTCGACTTCTATCGGCCATTTAATGGCCTCCAGAATGCGGATGGGTTGCTGAGCTTGCACGATCGCGTCAGAGAGCTTTTTCAATTTTTCTTTGTAGGTTTTCCAAGCCATTTGCCAGATTGTACCAAATGAATGTTAAGAATTCAGTAAAAAGCGTTGTTACGGGCCTCAGTCGGTCGAGAAACACTTGAATCCCGCCTAAATATATTTTCTATTTGGAGGGAGTGTGCTTGTGCTGTGGAAGAAGGAAAGTGGGGTATTTTGCTTGCGTCAGAAAGTTTTGCTTCTCGGCTATAGAAAAAATGCCATAAAGGCGGCCAAGAGTCTGGGGATTGATGTGGACATTGCCTGTTTGGGAGGCGAGCCATCTCCGGCACATACCTATCCTCTCAATATTTGGCAGTCTGAATCTGAGGAAAAACTGACAGAACAGATAGAGGATTCGTTCGCGCCTGGAGATTTGGGGTATGCTGCAATCCTTGCACTCACAGAAAGATCAGTTCCATTTGCGGGAAGGCTGCGTGATCAATTTGGGGTTTCGGGAATGTCTGAGTCCTCAGCGAATTTGTGCCATTTTAAGAACCAAATGAAGGATGTGGCTCGAAAAAACGGAATTCGAGTGGCTGATCATGCGGTCATTACTCCGGAGACCGACATGGATCTTCTTATTGAGAAGTGGGGGTGGCCACTTGTCATAAAGGAAGCCGGACTATCGGGTAGTCGCGGCATGAAATTTTGTTGGAATAGATCGGAGCTAGTTGAGGCCTGGCATGTTGGCAAGCTAGTTGAGGCTTTAGTCCACGGGAGAGAGATGAGTATTGAGAGCTTACTTGTGAATGGCAAGGTGCGCTTCACAAACTTTACGGCTTACCATCGTTTGTTCGAGATGAATCTAGTTCCAGCGAAAATTTCAAAAGAAGTATCGGAAGATTTGCTGGATTTTAATCAGAGAGTTCTCAGTGCCTTTGGGATTCAATCAGGAATGACACATCTTGAGCTTTTTTTGACTGATGGAGGACCTGTGTTTGGAGAGCTTGCAGTGCGCCCACCGGGTGGTCACATCCTTTCTCTGATTGAGAAGTGCTATGGATTTGATCCTTGGAAATCAGTTTTACAGATTGAACTGGGGAAGGAACCAGATTTGTCGTCGTGGTCGGGAAAGTATGCAGGTGCCTGGATTATTCATCCCGGAGCGGGAAAATTAGTTCGTATCCAGGGGAAAGACGTTATTTCGCAAATGCCAGAATTGGAGAAGCTCAGATTGAAGGTTAGTTGTGGACAGAAGATTTTGCCGCGGGTCGGCTCGGGAATTGAAATTGGTCACGCCATTTTTACAGGTGACACCTATGAGCAAGTCGCTCAGGCGCTGGATTTAGCTAGGGAGACGCTTCTATTTACGGTTGAAAGTCCCTCGGGGTAAAACAGATTGAATGATGGCATTCCACGATGTAGATTTTTACCTGCTATAATG
Proteins encoded:
- a CDS encoding PIG-L family deacetylase codes for the protein MKRKKSDLIITAHPDDETLFFSGLIQSRPRQRPWEVICVTDGNADGMGRRRHRQFLSACKELGVAKAHWWKYPDLYEKRLDVATLIQKLNLVLTPHRVFTHNILGEYGHPHHQDVSLAVHRAFFTKVPVFSSAYNAFPSLRIHLTEKSYQKKARILSTIYASETRRFAHLLPATSSEGFVQVDLKEVEALYSFFCYGKKPKLSDLNVFRWYWSYMKDGSLAQMQRPF
- a CDS encoding ATP-grasp domain-containing protein; this encodes MLVLWKKESGVFCLRQKVLLLGYRKNAIKAAKSLGIDVDIACLGGEPSPAHTYPLNIWQSESEEKLTEQIEDSFAPGDLGYAAILALTERSVPFAGRLRDQFGVSGMSESSANLCHFKNQMKDVARKNGIRVADHAVITPETDMDLLIEKWGWPLVIKEAGLSGSRGMKFCWNRSELVEAWHVGKLVEALVHGREMSIESLLVNGKVRFTNFTAYHRLFEMNLVPAKISKEVSEDLLDFNQRVLSAFGIQSGMTHLELFLTDGGPVFGELAVRPPGGHILSLIEKCYGFDPWKSVLQIELGKEPDLSSWSGKYAGAWIIHPGAGKLVRIQGKDVISQMPELEKLRLKVSCGQKILPRVGSGIEIGHAIFTGDTYEQVAQALDLARETLLFTVESPSG
- a CDS encoding 6-phosphogluconolactonase translates to MPMEIIVGKGLQDWVERADSWCLRAYTLDECRSFYLPAGNTPVPLYRNWEKLRPSFLRECNLLQIDEVLTGQKKGVFSRFFQTELPSLSNAVVPPNSEFFQADAAVLGLGKNGHLGFHEPGLPDSVFLACVSLEEITCLNLGLEHESWGLTYGLGAFLRCRRVLMMVRGEEKREILEAILRQDNSTPAAQLLRLHPEVTVLCDDLSRP
- a CDS encoding DUF1704 domain-containing protein, whose product is MKKLSDAIVQAQQPIRILEAIKWPIEVEKFIVESDFKDLPRIGREEYLARPLGYDPEKKIIEFEDIMKAIQNDLGPEDPLGNHMQLACKEYQTVIQMLLARGTKQFYHCSRQLYGSPKETFIDGETTIREVATLMYEILSGIDDKQLGRQYEKNISAVDTVAILNERFQAYFKDDPVRALLSDGILADAAAGSDYIKIKTDAFFSLKDIQVLEVHEGWVHVGTTLNGLKQHLCTHLAKGPPRTTATQEGLAVLLELFTFSSYPTRARAINDRVLAIDKAEDGADALELIEFFRTEGYSESEALKNCQRTLRGGDLKGGAPFTKDISYVRGFVENYNFIRTAMKAGRVELIPYLFTGKLNVVDVPLLYAKHKEGLVDAPLYLPPQFSDLNGISVWMSFSNAFNKINMEKVQNYFSKILN